The DNA window TGATATTCACTCTTTCCCTCAAATAATTCCAAATAATCATGCTTCATCATGCCCGCGCAAGAACCACTAGGCACTATAATAGGATAATCTCCCTTAAAAAGCTCTACATTATAAAGGACTACTTCTGCGCTTTCATCATAATAGCCTGAGTTATAGCTAGGTTGCCCACAGCATGTTTGATCTTTTTTAAAAATTACTTCTATTCCTTCTTTTTGTAATAATTTGATTGCATTAACACAGGTATTGCTATAAGCGACTCCACCCAAACAAGTGGCAAAAAAATAAACCTTCAACATTATCTCCTTTTAATATTTCCTATAAATATATCCTAAAAGGTATAAAAAAAATCAAAATATCAATTTTGATTTTTTATAAAACAGACTATTTTTGATACAGAATTACTCATCTGTCCAAGAAACAATTTTTATCCTCTATAAAAATAAATGACAACCCAAATCTTTTGGTTATACTAAATTGTCTTTCAATAAAAACAAAAACTTAAATAACACAAAGGAGAATAAATGAATGATGTTTATGCGCAAACTTATAACCCATTTGACAATATTTGGTTAAGTGCTTTTGTAGCTTTTTTGCCTATATTATTATTTTTTGTTTCACTAATTATTTTTAAACTTAAAGGTCATGTAGCAGGATTTTTAACCGTTGTTCTTGCTGCACTCATTTCAATCTTTATTTATGGAATGCCTTTTGATATGGTCGCTTCTGCTTTTGGATATGGCTTTTTATATGGCTTATGGCCAATTGCTTGGATAATTGTAGCTGCTATTTTTCTTTATAAATTGTCTGTCAAATCAGGATATTTTGATATTTTAAGAGAAAGCATTCTTTCAATTACCCCCGATCATAGAATTTTAGTAATTCTTATTGGTTTTTGTTTTGGAGCTTTTTTAGAAGGCGCTATTGGATTTGGAGGTCCGGTAGCTATCACAGCTGCCATTCTCGTGGGATTAGGATTGCGTCCTTTATACGCAGCAGGTCTTTGTATGATTGCCAATACAGCACCTGTTGCTTTTGGAGCTGTAGGCATACCTATTATTGCAATGGCAGGAGTTGTGAATGTTCCGGCACTTGATATTTCAGCAATGACAGGACGTATATTGCCCCCTCTTACAATATTCATTCCATTCTTTATCGTTTTTTTAATGGACGGATGGCGAGGGATTAAAGAAACTTTTCCGGTTGTGTTGGTAGCTGCGCTCTCTTTTGCAATTGTGCAATTTTTCAGCTCCAACCATTTAGGACCTGAACTTCCTGATATTATCTCTGCAATAGTCTCAATCATCGCCACTACTATTTTCTTAAAATTTTGGCAACCCAAAAGAATCTTCCGCACTGATGGTAATGAAAATATGACGCAACATTCCAAACACCATATTTGCAAAGTATTGTTGGCATGGGCTCCTTTTGTCATGTTGATTATCACAATTATAATTTGGACACAGCCTTGGTTTAAAGAACTTTTCAAGCCTGGCGGAGTATTGTCATTTACAACTTTTAGTTTTGAATTCAACTCTATTAGTGAAAAAATTATAAAAACTGCTCCTATTGCTGTAGAAGGGCAATCACCCACTACAAAAATCATTTTTTCTCTTCCTTTGATTGGAACTACAGGAACTTCTATTTTTGCAGCAGCCATTATTAGCATTTTTATTCTTCGAGTAAAAGCCAAAGATGCCCTCAGTGTCTTTGGAGAAACATTAAATGAAATGAAATTCCCTATTCTTACTATTGGTCTTGTGCTTGCATTTGCTTATATTTCAAACTATAGTGGTATATCTGCCACCCTAGCACTTGCTTTAGCAAGCACAGGGAGTGCATTTACTTTCTTTTCACCCATTATTGGATGGATTGGAGTATTTTTGACAGGAAGCGATACAAGCTCAAACCTACTTTTTGGCTCACTCCAACAACTCACAGCTCGTCAATTAGGAATCCCTGAAGTATTATTTTTAGCTGCTAATTCTGTAGGAGGTGTTGTAGGCAAGATGATTAGCCCCCAAAGTATTGCAGTAGCTTGCGCTGCTGTTGGACTTGTAGGGAGAGAATCAGAACTCTTTAGGTTCACTGTAAAATATTCTATTTTGCTAGTAATTGCTATTGGAATTATTACTACTCTTATCGCTTATGTTTTCCCCCAAATCATCCCCGCAGGATAACAAATTTTGCGTCCTTTAAAAGACGCAAAATTTTATTAATCTCTCTACTCATTGCATTCAAATTTCTATTTATCCGGATTAAATGGCATTCATTAGGGATTTTTATGAGAAAAATTACTCTGATATAATCTAAGCAATGCGATAAAAAATGCTGTAATTGTAGGTCCCACAACAATTCCCCAAAAACCAAATGTAGAAAATCCGGCCAAGATAGAAAAGAAAATCAAAATTTCATTAATTTGCAGAGGAGTTTTTAAAATTTTTTGTTTAATAAAAGCGATGATAATAGGCTTGATAAGATTATCAATCACAAATCCTATAAAAACCAATGAATACACGCCAATAAAAATAGCTATGCCAACATTTCCTAAATAAATCTCATATCCTGCGATAGGTAGCCATAATAATGCCCCTCCAATAACAGGGATCAAAGATGTCAATCCATAAAGCACGCCTAACAAAAATCCATCATAGCCCAACCAAACAACAGCAATTCCAAAAGCAAACCCTTGCAAAATAACATTAATAATAGAAGTTAAAAACACCACGCGCAATACTCCGTTTATTTCCCTAAAAACTGCTTTGCTTTGGGAAATTTCAAAAGGCAATAATTGCAGTATATAATTATAAATCCGACGACCATAATAAAAAAAGAAAAATAAAAATACCACGATAAAACCGGTATTGATTAAAAAACTCAAACTATATTTGCCAATATAGCTACTAAAATGAATTGCATAAGTCATGATAGATTGAGCAGAAATATTTGCAAGAGATTTTTTGATACCGGAACTTAAAACAGGAAAATATTCAAAAATACCGATAATGAATTGCTTTGTTTTATCAACAAAAGAAGAAAAACTATCCATATCAAGCCCAACAATAAACCCGATACTCCTGTGCCCCACAAAATAAAGGGGCACAATCAAAAAAGCCAAAAGCACAATCACACAGCAAAAAGAATTTAAAATCTCATTTTTAATATAACGCCCAAAAAAATCTTTGAGCCAAAAAGTAGCGACACACAAAAGTCCCGCTATCAAAAGATTCATTAAAAAATCTTGGTATAAATAAGCCATCCAATAAACACTGATGGCAAAAACAATCCAGAAAAAATATATCGGACGCACTAAACCCCTAACATTCCATTGAAGTCATTTTCAATTTTCATCCTATCTAATGCTCCGGCAATTTGTCCCCTATGATGAGTATCATGAGTAAGAATGGAAATTAAAAGCTGATAAATAGGTTTTTCAAATTTAATTCCAGGAAATTCCAAAACCTCAACTTTAGAAAAATCATCAATATTTTCGATTAATTCAACAATGAAATCATCTACTTTTATCCTTGCTTGAAATAATTTATCCATGTCTGATTTGATAGGTTCATTGATAGTCATATTAGGACCGGCAATAGAAACAATTGATTTGTTATCCAATGGTTTTATGCTGTATTTTGCATAAACATTACCAAAAACAAGAGCATCTAAAGCTAAGGCATGTTCAAAAGCTCCGGCTATAGATTTATAATAAAGCTCCACATCTTTATTAAATTCACCGGGGCTTAATTTTTTAAGACACTCTATCATCCCTTTATTTGCATTTTTATTATATCTTGCATGCAACCTAAGTATCTCTTTCATTACAACTCCTTTTTTTAGTTTGTATTGAAATTATATCATATATTTAAAAATATATTTATTTTTTAAACTTGAAATATCTATTCATGGGGAGTATTTTTCATTCTTGAATAAATACCGGCCAAAATACCCCCGGATATATTATGCCATACGCTAAAAATTACTGCCGGAACTGCAGCAAGAGGATATATAGCAAAATGTGTTATCGCTAAAGAAGCTGCAAGTCCTGAATTTTGCATCCCTACTTCAATAGAAAGTGCCTTTATTTTAGCCAAAGGTTGCCTTGTAACTTTACCTATTAAAAATCCAATTAAATATCCAAAAATATTATGCAAAATGACAATTGATATGATTACAAAACTACTGATTAAAATTTTTGAAGCATTTGCACTCACGATAGAAATAATGATAGCAACGATGCCTATAGTTGAAATTAATGGCAAAATATCTTGAATAGAATTGGCAATTTTAGGTAAAAACTTATGAACAATTATGCCTAAAAATATAGGTATAATAATTATTTGGATAATACTTAAAAACATACTAAAAATATTTACTTCAATGCTCTCTCCTGCAAGAAAATAAGTCAATAAAGGTGTCATGATAGGAGCTAACAACGTTGTGCAACTCGTAATAGCAACTGAAAGGCTTACATCTCCTTTTGAAAGATATGTAATCACATTAGAACTCGTCCCGCCCGGACTTGTGCCTACCAAAATCACACCAATAGCAAGATCCGGAGATAAATGAAATATCTTCACAAGCACAAAAGCCAACAATGGCATCACGATGAATTGCGCCAAAACGCCAATAATGACTTCCTTGGGTCTGAAAAAAAGT is part of the Helicobacter sp. 11S03491-1 genome and encodes:
- a CDS encoding L-lactate permease, whose amino-acid sequence is MNDVYAQTYNPFDNIWLSAFVAFLPILLFFVSLIIFKLKGHVAGFLTVVLAALISIFIYGMPFDMVASAFGYGFLYGLWPIAWIIVAAIFLYKLSVKSGYFDILRESILSITPDHRILVILIGFCFGAFLEGAIGFGGPVAITAAILVGLGLRPLYAAGLCMIANTAPVAFGAVGIPIIAMAGVVNVPALDISAMTGRILPPLTIFIPFFIVFLMDGWRGIKETFPVVLVAALSFAIVQFFSSNHLGPELPDIISAIVSIIATTIFLKFWQPKRIFRTDGNENMTQHSKHHICKVLLAWAPFVMLIITIIIWTQPWFKELFKPGGVLSFTTFSFEFNSISEKIIKTAPIAVEGQSPTTKIIFSLPLIGTTGTSIFAAAIISIFILRVKAKDALSVFGETLNEMKFPILTIGLVLAFAYISNYSGISATLALALASTGSAFTFFSPIIGWIGVFLTGSDTSSNLLFGSLQQLTARQLGIPEVLFLAANSVGGVVGKMISPQSIAVACAAVGLVGRESELFRFTVKYSILLVIAIGIITTLIAYVFPQIIPAG
- a CDS encoding AI-2E family transporter, whose product is MRPIYFFWIVFAISVYWMAYLYQDFLMNLLIAGLLCVATFWLKDFFGRYIKNEILNSFCCVIVLLAFLIVPLYFVGHRSIGFIVGLDMDSFSSFVDKTKQFIIGIFEYFPVLSSGIKKSLANISAQSIMTYAIHFSSYIGKYSLSFLINTGFIVVFLFFFFYYGRRIYNYILQLLPFEISQSKAVFREINGVLRVVFLTSIINVILQGFAFGIAVVWLGYDGFLLGVLYGLTSLIPVIGGALLWLPIAGYEIYLGNVGIAIFIGVYSLVFIGFVIDNLIKPIIIAFIKQKILKTPLQINEILIFFSILAGFSTFGFWGIVVGPTITAFFIALLRLYQSNFSHKNP
- a CDS encoding DinB family protein — protein: MKEILRLHARYNKNANKGMIECLKKLSPGEFNKDVELYYKSIAGAFEHALALDALVFGNVYAKYSIKPLDNKSIVSIAGPNMTINEPIKSDMDKLFQARIKVDDFIVELIENIDDFSKVEVLEFPGIKFEKPIYQLLISILTHDTHHRGQIAGALDRMKIENDFNGMLGV
- a CDS encoding bile acid:sodium symporter family protein, with product MKFLRQTSGFVGKNIAVIVIIFAALALFFPQNFNFINPGLIAPLLGVIMFGMGLTIRLDDFKILFFRPKEVIIGVLAQFIVMPLLAFVLVKIFHLSPDLAIGVILVGTSPGGTSSNVITYLSKGDVSLSVAITSCTTLLAPIMTPLLTYFLAGESIEVNIFSMFLSIIQIIIIPIFLGIIVHKFLPKIANSIQDILPLISTIGIVAIIISIVSANASKILISSFVIISIVILHNIFGYLIGFLIGKVTRQPLAKIKALSIEVGMQNSGLAASLAITHFAIYPLAAVPAVIFSVWHNISGGILAGIYSRMKNTPHE